TACTTGTTAAATTGTGTTCTTATTATATAGTCTGAGGAATGGATGTTCCATTCATTACCTGGGTTTGTTATAACATTCTTGTTTGTTAGGAAAACCCCAAGATACTATGCTTTAACTGCTTCAATAATGGTATCGAATTTATGGAATTAACTGCATTCTACTCTGTTCATCACAAAATTAAGGAAGAACAACTTCCTCAATTTTGAAACTTTGTTGTTTAGGCAAACATTTATCTCTAACAGGAATGTTAGAATCTAACTCCTCTATGCCTGTGAACTGAGGCTATTTGATCAAGATTTCAATTAGAGATTCTGTTACGCATGACCACCAAAGGAGTCTACAAATGTAGGCTACTAGAAGTTTTTGCTCAATGGGTATCGAAGCCACCATTCTATTCTAGTAACAGTTGGATACATTACCCTTACCAAAATTATGATTCAATAACCAGGAAGGTTCATGTTATAGTTAAAAGAGACAACAAACAACTCAAGTCATTGAATTTGATCCTAATAGATATATGGATGGCACCAAAGGATAAATATAATCAGCAGTGATCTAACAAACCATCTCTAAAGACGTAACAAAGCAAAGGTTGAAGTTGAGAACTCTGGTTTTAACCACAAATCACAAACAATAACTCGCAAAGACAGTTTTACAGATGTTTTGGCTCTTACCGCTTAGATGTGTATTACAACATTTATGAACATGCATATCGAGCAAAAGCAAGTGAATATGCTAAAAACTAGACAAACTGACTACACAATTCTAGCAATGGCTTTGATTCTAAGATATCTATGAAACTCTAGCAGATCAGAAGAGAAAAGTCATCTTGGAAATCAAGAGTTCGGAATGAAAGGATTATTGAACCAAATGATTTTCAACTAGAGAAAGCAACAGCATTAACAGTAGAGTTGACATAATTAGCAATACATTCTtggtaaaagaaggaaaaaaaaatataacacaCAGCTTTGTATGAAAAGTAACAGAAGTATGAATTCAACCACAATGGAGGAGATCACCTGTGCCATAGAAATGGAGGAAGCAGCTATTGTCATCTGTTCTTCCCATGAACATGATCTACTTGTCGCGGTAGGCGATGTAATTTGCTAGTTGTAGCAAAGGTGCCGTCTTTATTGGATCAAAACCGGCGAGCTGCTCCCTGGAATCTTTCAGTAGCCTGTCGGCGAATTCCTTTGATTTTTCCAGTCCCAATAGCTTTGGGTAGGTTGTTTTATCACTGGCCAGATCCTTCCCTGCCGTCTTCCCCAGCTCCTCCGATGACTTGGTCACGTCGAGGATGTCGTCGACTACCTGGAACAGTAGGCCGATGGACTTGGCATACTTCCTCAGCTTGTCAATCTGGTCGTCGGAGGCGCCGCCCAAAATGGCGCCGAGGACAACTGAAGCTTCCAAAAGAGCAGCGGTTTTGTGGAGGTGGATGAATTCGAGATGGTCGAGAGTGACGGGAGTTCCGACGCCAGTGGCCTCgaggtcggccacctggcccgcGACGAGGCCCTCGGCGCCAACGCAGCGAGAGAGCTCGCCCACGGCACGCACGATCCGGTCCGGGGGCACAGATCCGTCGGCAGGGTACGACGCAGGATTGGCCAGGTGGCCGAAGGCGAGCGCGAGGAGGGCGTCGCCAGCGAGGACGGCTGTGGCCTCGTCAAAGGCGCGGTGGCAAGAAGGGCGGCCGCGGCGGAGGTCGTCGTCATCCATACAGGGGAGGTCGTCGTGGATGAGCGACATGGTGTGGATCATCTCCACGGAGACGGCAGCCGGCATCGCCCAGGCGCTCCCACCGCCGAGGACCTCGCAGGCGGCCAGGCACAGCACGGGGCGCACGCGCTTGCCACCGGCGAGGAGCGAGTAGCGCATCGCCTCGTGGATCCGCTCTGGGTGCGCGAGCGGCGCGGCCGCATCGAGGGCGCAGTTGATGGCGGCGGCCTTCTCGAGCATGTAACCCTTAAAATCGAAGCCCGTCGAGAGGACCGTGTCAGGCGGCGCGGGGGAGGTCTCGACCTCCATAACCCGGGGCGGCGGCGGGGCGCCGCGACGGCTGAGGTGGACGGCCGAGGTAGCTATTTGGGTGCCGAAGCCCAGTGCCGACGGCGCAGGGCGGAAGGCAGCGGCGGAGAGGTAAACCCTGGAAAGCGCAGCGTTGCAGCAGCCAGAAGGAAGCATCATCAAAGAAGGCATTTTCCCCCTTTTCTAAGGGAGCTCGAATCGCGAGGCGCCTTGTAAAATATGGAAATAAACATACACAATTGCAAAAAGCTCAACGACTGAACAAGGAAGCCAAGTCCGCCATTTGTGTTCACAGCACAGGGGAAGGAAAGacgaaaggagaagaggagaatggaAAGGATAACTGTTGGTGCTTAAATTGTAGTGGCCAAAAAGAAGAAGCAGCAGCAGCACGAAGGTGGTGGAGACGCATCAGTCCCTATCTATCTCACCAGGCGCACTTCCAGATTTTCCATTTACTCATGGTTTACTTCTCCCGTTGATTATAGGTTAAATAACTTTAAATCCCTCTGTTTTTTTTATTCAGCAGTTTACTCCAGTATATTTAAGAAACAGCACTTAGCCCTTTCTAATTtataagtataataataataataaaattactaaaataattagttattttattgatctaaattctaatttaattctacattttaaaattaatctaactaaaacacctttactaaaaaaaaataatctcatacttcttaaaaaaaataaaaaatctcacaTGATAATTGAAATCTGATCTATATACCGATTAAAAATTTCACTTGTTCTTGAAagaaaaattctcataaaatTTATACATACATCAAcataaacaataataaataacaATTCTGAAAAGATAAtcattcaaaaattcatttcatCATCCTCACTAAACCAAAAAAGAgacaaaattttaaattgatgaactaaaatcaaataaaatggaacaaaatttatcattaaaaattttcttctcatcatcaAATCTGACATACAATGAAATAGAAGTGAAGCATTAGTGTGATAAAATTGCATCAATATGCACATCAACGACATTACAAAATTCATTAAGGAAGTTTATAGACTGTTGTGACTATAAAGTTAGTGTTCAAACATCTTAATATACTATATAAACTCAAAACCATTAACACCTAATGTGTGTCAACTACTATTTGCAtgcaaaaaaaaatgataaatgtagattcttTCCGTGGATGGATGAAATAGAAGAAGAAGCACAAGACTTCAACAGCTTTACTTTCcaaaaaaaattagattaaagTCAAGCTTTCAATGATCATGTgagttttttttctattttttgctTTTCATTTTTTGTCTAGAAGTATCAAGTTAACTTTTCATTAAGGGGGTTTTGGCCATAATAATTTCAATGTTTAAAATTAGGATTTAGGTCAGCAAAGTAATCGGTTATTTTGGACATTTactatttgttttttctttttgacTTCAAGTCAAAGGgggttaagtgttattttttaaatataacgaGCAAATTGTTATTTGATAGAAAACATAGGAGGTCTTAAAGTTATTTAACCTTGATTATATAATACACCCTTAATCAATTTAACGATAATTTATAAGTTGATCTCTCGTTTCTTTATATATTCTAAGGACAGATGATAAGGAATGCCCAGAATGAATATACAATATTTAATATAATAGTTTCATGATTGTCTATAAGTGATGAATTTATTATGATAAGACAAAGATCAATTTTCTAACTCATATTCTTATGTAAAAACTTCTCTTACTCCTTAATTATTTAACAGTTCGTTATAAACTGACGATTTGAATATAATTACTTTGtactataatatataatatataatataatattgtattttaaaaatcaacctacataaatattaaaattaatatcataataatttttaaaatcaacataTACTACATAAATACAGTATCACAATAATATTATTCTAGTAATATCAATTTACGAGAAGGATAAATAGGAAACAAAAGTGTTCTTGagaaaatcttaaaaataaataagtttttatatgaatttcacaattttaaacgtTCCATAATGATGTTGTTGTGCAGATTTGGGTTTGGTCCAATTAAGTCAAATTTACGAAGAGATTTGGATTTCATACTATGTTTAAATCTATTAAAAAAAAGGGACAATTTACCAAATAGCAAATCTAAGTTTTTGGATTAACCAAATGTTATATACTATTTTGGTATTTTACTAAAGGATGTATCTTTTTAAATGTACTTCACATTCTACTCTCCTAAAATTCggactttttctatttttttttatgttcatttttcactctctctttttttttcttctctcctatGCATGTAATTTCCGGCTTATTTTCTCTCTATTCTCTCAAGCATAGGTCATTAAAGTCTATACCTAGAGTCCCAAT
This genomic stretch from Zingiber officinale cultivar Zhangliang chromosome 7A, Zo_v1.1, whole genome shotgun sequence harbors:
- the LOC122001864 gene encoding geranylgeranyl pyrophosphate synthase, chloroplastic-like — translated: MPSLMMLPSGCCNAALSRVYLSAAAFRPAPSALGFGTQIATSAVHLSRRGAPPPPRVMEVETSPAPPDTVLSTGFDFKGYMLEKAAAINCALDAAAPLAHPERIHEAMRYSLLAGGKRVRPVLCLAACEVLGGGSAWAMPAAVSVEMIHTMSLIHDDLPCMDDDDLRRGRPSCHRAFDEATAVLAGDALLALAFGHLANPASYPADGSVPPDRIVRAVGELSRCVGAEGLVAGQVADLEATGVGTPVTLDHLEFIHLHKTAALLEASVVLGAILGGASDDQIDKLRKYAKSIGLLFQVVDDILDVTKSSEELGKTAGKDLASDKTTYPKLLGLEKSKEFADRLLKDSREQLAGFDPIKTAPLLQLANYIAYRDK